The DNA segment atgaTGAGGTGACTGAGGACGACCTCGTCACCAAAAGAACAAAGGTGGCACCCTTTTCACCAcccgctctcccaacaccaacaccgccctcacctccagctccaACACAACCAGTTCAAGCAACACCTTTGGCCGCCGCACCCCCAGTGGTCGAAAGCAGCGACCCAAAtttcatagagaaccctccaagcaCCTCCACACCATTCGTGTCtgttggagagggtcctccttctaCTGCTTCGATCGCTGGTGCCACATTAGGCGAGGATGAGGGCGCTCATAACTCGCCAATTCTGATAACTGAGTCCCcgacttcaccaccacgccaagaagcccaaCTTGCCCTACAAACTCAAGAGGGCGGTGGTGAAAGCCAGCACCAGACTCCGccagcacctccaccagcaaCAAACTCAAAACTCCCACCCTCCATCGAAGAGATCAtggggcccttcacagctaaactaaagatgatggcggaggatcttCCCGCAATCGTATCAAAGACTGTGAAGGACGCACTCAAGAAGCTCCAAGAGGAAAACTCAGCGCTCAAGGAGTCAAACCTGATAGCAAGGGCTGAGGTTGGGAAGCTCTCGTGCCACTTGACGATGACTGAGTTAGAGCactcaaggctggaggacgccatggatGCTGAGCTAAGGAGCACGCGCCGGGAAGCCTCCGCCCTTCGCCAGAAACTGCAGCTCCAAGCACAAGAaaagatcgagctggagagcaaattGGTCCCTTATAGGCTCAAGGTGACCTACTTGGAGGCTGCAATGAAAGCTGATGCGACAAAGGTGGCCAACCTGGAGAAAAGGTCGGCAGACCGAGAGGTGCTCCTTGGGAAagtcgagaaggagagggatGATGCCATAGCTGAGCTCGCTGAAGCTCGAGAGGAGGGCAAGAAAactgctgcagagctggcccaagcGCGGGACGAAGGGaaaaaggttgctgaagaccttgctcaagctcgtggggaaactgaagagctgaagaaacgaACTGCCgagctgaaggaacaaactgaagagctcgagcaaagctccacccaagtccttgccgccgggttcgacgccgctTTGGAGCAAGTTGCTTGCCAATACTCAGAACTCGACCTCTCTATGGTATCTAtctgcaacgaggtggtggacgggaagatcgtgccttctgaagactagctaCCTCCCTCCATCACCTTGCTTTTGGAACTTTGGCGCTTATCTTTGtttgtaaaaaatttatatgtaatagCTGCTTACGTACTTGATCACATTTACGTTCAAACTTGAACTGACACCGCTTTATATAACTTCCTCTGCTAAGATGTTGTTGTCTGCTACCTCTCTTCGAATTCTTCTTACTCTTACTTGCTTTCACACAATGCTTCACACTTGAATAAACTGTTAACTTAATAACAACTTATCAACCGGCTAACTCAAATAACACTTGAGCAACTATCAACTCTCAAACGATGACATTTTaataaaacttgtgaacttaaggtaACGAACTTTAGCGTGAAACTACTTACTAAACAGCAAGTTTCAAACCAAACTGATATTTAAGATACAGTTCACCTTATCTGCCCCATCGAAGTGGGCCCTTACTCCTGTCATCGCCTGTGgttcttctgatcgccatagTATTATGGCGATGTGACCCTTCTCATCTTCATAacttgatcattgttccctcatctgggggtagaggcgcctttcggatccttctctacctccctgagtttcagaacaatgatctggtcttactgggtcaatattgatgtttcacttaaaggggaaaaggcattttccttcccttcccaccacttaaggtcacaaacacccctgacttttcagctcatcttgcctgaactcgctcaacggcgagaaggactttatctggcctgaactcgctcgacggcgagaaggactttctcttgcctgaactcgctcgacggcgagaaggactttatctggtgcctctaatttgcccaggggttacatctcctcttccctggatgcactgaggacttttaatcttgcctctatctgctggtgcagagaggtcttttaatctgttcttgcctgcactcgcacaaagtcgaggagcactttatctctttctcgcctcaagacgcgcgagggcgttgaggtctttaatcattgctggtgcctccgatcgccgaaagacgatgaggactttaaaactttaactgtgccgccaatcgccgaaaaacgatggggactttaaaactttaactgattccgccgatcgccgaaaagcgatggggactttaaaactttaattgatgccgccgatcgccgaaaaacgatggggactttaaaacttttaactgagagCATGCACTTTTTCTACAAACTTTCAACACAAACATGCACGCAAACTCAGAAAACTTAAgcttgggtggcctcattaaaaaccctccttagggaaaaaagagtgcccccttcaaactgttttaacagaaagcttgtaaATCTTTTCATGTTTGTTCTTACTTACAAagttttaactgtaatataacttgaggtgtgtaaCGTTCCAGGTGcggggaatcgcccctccttctaacgtctctaagcggtaggcaccgttcccgagcgcctcggttattctgaacggtcctgtccacttaggcgataacttgtgcTCCATttcgtactgatgggccttcctcatcaccaggtcgccctctctaaactgcctcggcatcaccttggagttataccttcgctcaatcctccttttcactgcctcagcctttacccttgcctcctccctgacctcatccagtaaatccagattcagccttctttcttcgttcgagtcttccgccacaaagttctggaatctcggcgagctctcctggatttctactagaatcatggcatcacatccatagaccaagctgaacggggtctcgtgggtccctgactgctcggtggtgtggtacgcccaaactatgcggggtacttCCTCAGCCCatgatcccttggctttctctagccttctctcaagcctcttagcaacacccgattggcagactctacttggccattcgtctgaaggtgctcgacggatgcaaacacctgctgtattcccacctcttcgcacagcttcttcagcaggtgacttgcaaactgagtcctgttgtccgacaccaggcgcttaggcacaccaaaccggcacacgatgttcttccatacaaaactctcgatcttgtgtgcggtgatctgggctactggctccgcttcgatccacttggtgaagtattcaattgccaccaccaagtacttcatctgcctgaccgccaatggaaaaggtcccagaatgtcaattccccaagtatgaaacggccatgggctgtaaattgacGTTAACTCTTCTGGAgacgctttgtgccaatcggcgtgctgttgacCTTGcagcactgtgcatacttcctgcagtcctccctcatcgttggccagtaataacctgcacggagagttcttgcagccagagctcgaccccgacgtgacttccataTATCctttcatggagctcggccatgattctagtgcatttttctccgtgcacacattctaggagtgggtgtgtaaacccaa comes from the Phaseolus vulgaris cultivar G19833 chromosome 8, P. vulgaris v2.0, whole genome shotgun sequence genome and includes:
- the LOC137824792 gene encoding uncharacterized protein, which produces MLGKGKLAELRAIARAHKLAAGSQTVPNSVVEIVVAQGKTPPQGPTPSGTLPAPQRQKLVLRRPKRKTTQVVQEDEEEDDEVTEDDLVTKRTKVAPFSPPALPTPTPPSPPAPTQPVQATPLAAAPPVVESSDPNFIENPPSTSTPFVSVGEGPPSTASIAGATLGEDEGAHNSPILITESPTSPPRQEAQLALQTQEGGGESQHQTPPAPPPATNSKLPPSIEEIMGPFTAKLKMMAEDLPAIVSKTVKDALKKLQEENSALKESNLIARAEVGKLSCHLTMTELEHSRLEDAMDAELRSTRREASALRQKLQLQAQEKIELESKLVPYRLKVTYLEAAMKADATKVANLEKRSADREVLLGKVEKERDDAIAELAEAREEGKKTAAELAQARDEGKKVAEDLAQARGETEELKKRTAELKEQTEELEQSSTQVLAAGFDAALEQVACQYSELDLSMVSICNEVVDGKIVPSED